ATGATGAACCAGATCTTCTTTGCCCCTACAAAGTCGTAGGAACGCTTTCCGGTGTAGAGCTCGTTGCCGAACGTAGCGAAGCCTGACATTACTTGTTCTCCTTCGCGGAGGTCTTGGACGAGCTTACCAGCTGTTCCTGCTTCTCTGCCAGGCGCCGTTCAGCGATGGTCATGCGGCGCTCGGCCTCGGCCGCTGCGCCGGTGTTCTTGGTGCGGACCGCCACGGGCTTGTCCTCGGGAGTGCGGACCCGGCCCGCGCCGCGGTACAGCGGCACGGCGCCCAGCCGTTCGGGATCCAGGCCGGAGAACTTGTGGCCTTCACCGAAGAACCGGGTGCGTGCCAGCAGCTGCAGCGTGGGGTGGGTGAACATGAACACCACGATGAGGTCGGCGATGGCCGTCAGGCCCAGCGTGAACGCAAAGCCACGGACGTTGCCCACGGCCACGAAGTACAGGACCAGGGCGGCCAGGAGGTTGACGGCCTTGGAGGCAAGGACCGTGCGCTTGGCGCGCTTCCAGCCGTTTTCGACGGCGGACACCAGGCCGCGCCCTTCGCGCAGTTCGTCGCGGATGCGCTCGAAGTAGACGATGAAGGAGTCGGCGGTCTGGCCGATGGCCACGATGATGCCTGCAACACCTGCCAGGGACAGCCGGTAGTTCTCCGTCCAGCCCAGGATCGCGATGGCCAGGTACGTCAGGGCACCAGCCACCACCAGAGAGGCAATGGTAACGAAGCCCAGGGCGCGGTACTGGAAAAGCGAGTAGACCACCACGAGCAGGAGCCCGATCAGGCTTACCAGCAGGCCCATGCGCAGCTGTTCACCACCGAGCGTGGCGGAGATCTGCTGCTCGCTCTGGATGTCGAAGCTGATGGGAAGGGCGCCGAACTTCAACTGGTCGGACAGCGCCTTGGCGGTCTGCTCGGTGAAGCCGCCGGTGATCTGCGGACGTCCGTCGGTGATGACAGCCAGTGACCTCGGGGCGGAGATGACCTGGTCGTCCAGCACAATGGCGAACTGGGACTTGGGGTCGGTGCCGGACTCGCCGCCGGCGGCCACGTAGAACTGGTTGAGGCGCTCGGTGACGGATTTGAACTTGGCCGTGCCTTCGGCGTCGAACTGGATGTTGACGGCCCAGTCATTGGTCACGGCGCCCTGCGCACCCTGCTGAAGCTGGAAGGACGAGGTGACGATGTTGCTGCCCTTCACCTCCACGGGACCCAGGATGTACTTGATGGCAGGCGACTTGTCGGTGGCAGGTTCGCAGGTCACCAGCGGCTTGGTGGGATCTGACCGCTTGGATTTCTCGGCCGCGGGGCTGTTGCAGTCCAGCGCCTCGAACTGCTTGTAGATCTCTGGAGTGATCCAGTTCGTGTCACTGCTGTTGGTAAGCTCTGCTGTCGGTTTGGGCAGCTTGTCCTCCGGCGTTTGCGACTCCGGCGGCACTGGGGCGCCGTCGCCGTTGAGGAGGACGGGGCGGAAGTTCATGTCCGCGGAGGCCTGGATCAGGTTCCGGGTCTCGGCGGAGGGCGTGCCGGGAAGGCTGACCACCACGTTGCGCCCGGACTGGGTGCTGATTTCCGCTTCGGAGACGCCGGAGCCGTCAACGCGCTGCCGGATGATCGCCACGGCCTGGTTGAGCTGCTGTTCGTTGATGTCCGAACCGCCCTCCACCTTCGGCGCCAGGATCATCTGGGTGCCGCCCTCAAGGTCCAGGGCCAGTTTGGGTGCCCAGCTGGCGTGCCCGGCGACGGTGCCGCTTACCAGGACGGCTGTCAGCGCTGCCAGGAGTACGCCAAGCCAGACCAGGACGCGGAGCCCTGGTTTCTTGCGGCCAGTTCGTGCCATTGTCGATCTTTCTCTTATTCGCGGAAGAACCGCCGGCGCGGGTTGTTACCTGCGCCGGCGGTGGTCCGCAGCGGTAGAGGGAGGAAAGGGGCCAGCGGGCCTAGCTGTCCTTCTTGCCCTCGTCGTTGAGGCGCTTCAGGGTTTCTTCCGGAGTCTCAGTGCCCGTTGCAGTGCTCCCGGCTTCCGGCGTGGTCAGTGAGGATGCGTCATCCGGCACCACCGGCGAAGCAGCGGCGGGCTCGGCAATGGCTTCCGCGGCGGGCTCGACGACCTTGGTGACTGCCTGGCGGTGCACGGTGGCCAGGTTGCCGGGGGAAAGTTCAAGGGTGACCTTGTTGTCGGCGTCGTCGATGTCCACGATCCGGCCGAAAAGGCCAAAGCTGGTCATGACCTCCACGCCCGGGGCGAACTTCGACTGGAGCTCTGCCTGCTGCTGCTGCGTCTTCTTGTTGCGGCGGAACATCATGAAGATGAACACGCCGAGCATGACGAACAGGAGAATTGACATTGGATCCAAGGGGGAATTCCGTTCTTTTGCGTGGTGCTGCTGGTTTTCCAGCGACGTGGGCTTCGCTTCAGCCGGGGCGGTTGCTGGCACAGGCAGAACGCCTGACATTTCCTTCCCCAAGCGACGGGGGCGTCAGGGCCACCCGCGAAACAAAGACCCGAACGTGCCGGGCGTCATACCAGTCTAAAGGGAAAAGCTGAACGGAGCCTGCTATTGGCTCTCCGGGGCCCAGTCCCCCGCCGCCGCGGCGTCCCCGCCGGGCTCGAAAAGGTCCAGCTGCTCCTGGGCGAAGACACCGGATGGAATGGCGTAGCCCAGATGCGTCCACGCCGGCGCCATGGCAATCCTTCCGCGGGGTGTACGGCCCAGCAGGCCTTCCCGGACCAGGAAGGGTTCGGCCACGGTTTCCACCGTTTCGGTTTCCTCGCCAACAGCAATGGCCAGGGTGGACAGGCCGACGGGGCCTCCGCCGAATTTGGTGATGAGGGCATCGAGGACAGCACGGTCCAGCCGGTCCAGGCCTTTCTTGTCCACTTCGTACATGTCAAGGGCGGCGGACGCAGCCCTGGCATCGATTTGTTCGACACCGTGCACCAGCGCCCAGTCCCGGACCCGGCGCAGCAGGCGGTTGGCGATACGGGGGTCCCCGTGAACGGGCGATTTCAGCGAAGCCGGCGGAGTTGACCTTCAGGTCCAGCAGCCCGGCTGAACGGCGCAGGACCAGTTCCAGTTCCGGAACGGAGTAGAACTCGAGGTGCCCGGTGAAGCCGAACCGGTCGCGCAGTGGGCCCGGAAGCAGCCCGGCGCGAGTGGTGGCGCCCACCAGGGTGAACGGCGGCAGCTCCAGTGGAATGGCGGTGGCGCCGGCGCCCTTGCCCACGACGATGTCGACGCGGAAGTCCTCCATGGCC
This region of Arthrobacter sp. DNA4 genomic DNA includes:
- the yajC gene encoding preprotein translocase subunit YajC → MSILLFVMLGVFIFMMFRRNKKTQQQQAELQSKFAPGVEVMTSFGLFGRIVDIDDADNKVTLELSPGNLATVHRQAVTKVVEPAAEAIAEPAAASPVVPDDASSLTTPEAGSTATGTETPEETLKRLNDEGKKDS
- the secD gene encoding protein translocase subunit SecD, which gives rise to MARTGRKKPGLRVLVWLGVLLAALTAVLVSGTVAGHASWAPKLALDLEGGTQMILAPKVEGGSDINEQQLNQAVAIIRQRVDGSGVSEAEISTQSGRNVVVSLPGTPSAETRNLIQASADMNFRPVLLNGDGAPVPPESQTPEDKLPKPTAELTNSSDTNWITPEIYKQFEALDCNSPAAEKSKRSDPTKPLVTCEPATDKSPAIKYILGPVEVKGSNIVTSSFQLQQGAQGAVTNDWAVNIQFDAEGTAKFKSVTERLNQFYVAAGGESGTDPKSQFAIVLDDQVISAPRSLAVITDGRPQITGGFTEQTAKALSDQLKFGALPISFDIQSEQQISATLGGEQLRMGLLVSLIGLLLVVVYSLFQYRALGFVTIASLVVAGALTYLAIAILGWTENYRLSLAGVAGIIVAIGQTADSFIVYFERIRDELREGRGLVSAVENGWKRAKRTVLASKAVNLLAALVLYFVAVGNVRGFAFTLGLTAIADLIVVFMFTHPTLQLLARTRFFGEGHKFSGLDPERLGAVPLYRGAGRVRTPEDKPVAVRTKNTGAAAEAERRMTIAERRLAEKQEQLVSSSKTSAKENK